From Bacteroides uniformis:
TCCATTGCAGGAAAGAAAGTTGAAATTGAAACCGCAAAGGCTTCTGTAGCTAAATATAAAGACCAGCAGGACAACGTACGCAACAACCGCGAATATGACTTCTTAAGCAAGGAAATCGAATTCCAGACATTGGAAATCGAACTCTGCGAAAAGCGTATCAAGGAATTTGCCGCACAAGAGGAAGAAAAATCTCAAGAAGTAGCAGAAAGCACTGCTGCTCTGGAAGAAAGACAAAAAGACCTCGACGTAAAGAAGAGCGAACTGGACGAAATCATCTCCGAGACCAAGCAAGAGGAAGAGAAGCTGAGAGACAAAGCCAAAGAACTGGAAACAAAGATTGAACCCCGTCTGCTTCAGTCCTTCAAACGTATCCGTAAGAATTCACGCAATGGACTGGGTATTGTATACGTACAGCGTGATGCTTGCGGTGGTTGCTTCAACAAGATTCCGCCCCAGAGACAATTGGACATCCGCTCACGCAAGAAAATTATCGTTTGCGAATATTGTGGCCGTATCATGATTGACCCGGAATTAGCAGGTATAACTCCCGAACAGAAAGTGGAAGTTGTAAAGGAAAAGCCAGTAAGAGCCAAAAGAAAAATCGTACATATCGGCTCAGATAATTAAAAATAGAACATTTTCTATATATAAAACGGCAATAGTAAAGCACCTATTGCCGTTTTTTTGTTAAATAAGCTCATAAAAACCTGCTATTAGAGAAAAAAGAAGTAGTTTTGTTGCTTGAAAAATTAATAGAATTAAATTAAAAAGCATGAGACTAAACAAATTATTCATACTCTATTCACTTTTCGGAATATTGATGGCATCGTGCATAAAAGATGAAGCACCCAATGCTGAAGCTGATATAACAGGCATCTCTTTTGAAGAAGATGTACTGGCAAGCGCTCGTTTCAATTTAAATCCGTCTTACAATGATAATCTGCAGGCCTACCCCATATTAGTAAAAGTAAAAGAGGGCACTCCTTTAAACAAACTATCCCCCCTGTTTGAGTTGACGCCGGGCGCTACCATTAGTCCGGAAAGTGGTAGTGAACACGATTTCTCTGACGGAAAAAGGGTAAAGTATACCGTAACTTCTGAGAACAAGGCTTGGCAGCGAGTATATTCCATCGGTGTACGCGAACAATCGGTATCAGACATCCCAAATGAATTCCATTTTGAAGACATACGACTTATCAATGGAATTAACCCCAAATACAAATATCAGGAGTTCTATGAAGAACAAGACGGATTGGAACTGACATGGGCCAGTGGAAATGAAGGATTCAACTGGGCAGCCAGTTCATCAGCTACTGAAAATTACCCTACGTCACAATATGACAATGGTAAAAACGGAAAGTGTGCCAAATTAGAAACTCGGCTTACCGGCTCTCTGGGAGCAATGGTAGGTATGCCGATAGCTGCTGGAAATTTGTTTATCGGTGAGTTTGATATGACGAATGCTCTCACCAGCCCATTGAAAGCCACACATTTCGGCACTCCTTTCTGTTATAAGCCCTCACGTCTAAAAGGTTGGTACAAGTACAAAGCCGGTGAACGTTTTTATGAAAACGGTGGATACACCGACCGTAAAGATGTGATGAACATCTATGCAATCTTT
This genomic window contains:
- a CDS encoding zinc ribbon domain-containing protein, which translates into the protein MAKEAKKDPQELTVEQKLKALFQLQTMLSKIDEIKTLRGELPLEVQDLEDEIAGLSTRIDRIKAEVAELKSSIAGKKVEIETAKASVAKYKDQQDNVRNNREYDFLSKEIEFQTLEIELCEKRIKEFAAQEEEKSQEVAESTAALEERQKDLDVKKSELDEIISETKQEEEKLRDKAKELETKIEPRLLQSFKRIRKNSRNGLGIVYVQRDACGGCFNKIPPQRQLDIRSRKKIIVCEYCGRIMIDPELAGITPEQKVEVVKEKPVRAKRKIVHIGSDN
- a CDS encoding PCMD domain-containing protein, with the protein product MRLNKLFILYSLFGILMASCIKDEAPNAEADITGISFEEDVLASARFNLNPSYNDNLQAYPILVKVKEGTPLNKLSPLFELTPGATISPESGSEHDFSDGKRVKYTVTSENKAWQRVYSIGVREQSVSDIPNEFHFEDIRLINGINPKYKYQEFYEEQDGLELTWASGNEGFNWAASSSATENYPTSQYDNGKNGKCAKLETRLTGSLGAMVGMPIAAGNLFIGEFDMTNALTSPLKATHFGTPFCYKPSRLKGWYKYKAGERFYENGGYTDRKDVMNIYAIFYEGESYNEAGEVTEVILDGNLPNQNYEHPSMVALALISNPHETDDWEAFDIPFDYQRYGKEIDETKLAKGKYKLSIIFASSKNGATFEGAPGSTLLVDDVELIFE